Proteins co-encoded in one Puntigrus tetrazona isolate hp1 chromosome 20, ASM1883169v1, whole genome shotgun sequence genomic window:
- the ctsbb gene encoding cathepsin Bb — MWRLCLLSSLLSLTSGRPRSPDELVDFINAAGTTWTAGVNFQKVTREDLKSLCGTMLKGPRLPDTVKHGTGAKLPDSFDPRTQWPFCKTLAQIRDQGSCGSCWAFGAVEAISDRICIHSKGSVSVEISAEDLLSCCQTCGFGCSGGFPAEAWDYWTKSGLVTGGLYGSDVGCRPYSISPCEHHVNGTRPPCSGEQDTPECTAACDPHYSVPYKQDKHFGYKAYNVPSDQQQIMSELYSSGPLEAAFTVYEDFLLYKSGVYQHVSGSELGGHAVKVLGWGEENGTPYWLVANSWNSDWGDNGYFKILRGRDECGFESEMVAGVPQL, encoded by the exons ATGTGGCGTCTCTGTTTGCTGTCGTCTCTCCTGTCTCTGACCTCGGGCCGGCCGCGGTCTCCCGACGAACTGGTCGACTTCATCAACGCGGCCGGGACCACGTGGACG GCCGGTGTGAACTTCCAGAAGGTGACGCGCGAGGACCTGAAGTCTCTCTGCGGGACGATGCTGAAGGGCCCACGTCTGCCGGACAC GGTGAAACACGGCACCGGCGCGAAGCTCCCGGACAGCTTCGACCCTCGGACGCAGTGGCCCTTCTGTAAGACCCTCGCTCAGATCCGGGACCAGGGCTCCTGCGGCTCCTGCTGG GCGTTCGGCGCGGTCGAGGCCATCTCCGATCGCATCTGCATCCACAGCAAAGGGTCCGTGTCCGTGGAGATCTCCGCCGAGGACCTGCTGTCCTGCTGCCAGACCTGCGGCTTCGG GTGTTCTGGAGGTTTTCCAGCAGAAGCCTGGGATTACTGGACTAAATCAGGTCTGGTGACTGGAGGACTTTATGGCTCTGATGTGG gctgcAGGCCGTACAGCATCTCTCCCTGCGAGCATCACGTGAACGGGACGCGTCCGCCGTGCTCCGGAGAACAGGACACCCCCGAGTGCACCGCCGCCTGCGATCCTCACTACAGCGTCCCGTACAAACAGGACAAACACTTCG GATATAAAGCGTATAACGTCCCCTCGGACCAGCAGCAGATCATGAGCGAGCTGTACAGCAGCGGACCGCTGGAGGCCGCCTTCACCGTCTACGAGGACTTCCTGCTCTACAAGagcg GTGTGTACCAGCACGTGAGCGGCTCTGAGCTCGGAGGACACGCTGTGAAGGTGCTGGGATGGGGCGAGGAGAACGGGACGCCCTACTGGCTCGTGGCCAACTCCTGGAACTCAGACTGGGGCGATAACG GTTATTTTAAGATCCTGAGAGGCCGGGATGAATGCGGGTTCGAGAGCGAGATGGTGGCTGGTGTTCCTCAGCTCTGA